A genomic window from Actinomycetaceae bacterium MB13-C1-2 includes:
- a CDS encoding iron chelate uptake ABC transporter family permease subunit, translating into MPAEPSGPNKHPSYTQLRGEAAVTEVAEEIVEGAEHELELADMTVFGAGCGPLELASEAAARSEVSKVYESSGPTEQNRLNRRPNRSGAFASVKHERKYRLTIAALLVAAVAVTVLILTWGNNFEIFGDKWWRVARMYGSAVVVIAVVTFAQSFATVTFQTVTNNRIITPSIMGFDSLFVLIQTSIVYLFGTTGVLAVSPGLRFALQVTLMVAFAVGLYSWLLSGRLGSLHVMLLVGIVIGTGLGAISTFMQRMLDPNEFDVLRARLFANIGNAETGLLVYVVPICVVVGGIIWVLGRRLNVLSLGAETSTNLGLNHKRQVMLMLTLVAILSAMSTSLIGPMTFLGFLCATLAYSLVDTYDHRRILPVAWLLGYVILGGAYFLLRHVFTMVDAVTVIVELIGGLAFLIVIMKRGRL; encoded by the coding sequence GTGCCAGCTGAGCCTAGTGGTCCCAACAAGCACCCCTCGTACACACAGTTGCGTGGAGAGGCCGCCGTTACCGAGGTCGCCGAAGAGATCGTGGAGGGGGCAGAACACGAACTTGAACTGGCGGACATGACTGTGTTCGGTGCCGGCTGTGGACCACTCGAACTCGCCTCAGAGGCCGCTGCCCGCTCCGAGGTGTCGAAAGTCTACGAATCGTCTGGCCCCACCGAGCAGAATCGGCTCAACCGCCGTCCCAACCGCTCCGGTGCCTTCGCCAGTGTGAAACATGAACGCAAATACCGCCTCACGATAGCGGCGCTGCTCGTGGCCGCTGTTGCCGTCACGGTCTTGATACTGACGTGGGGCAATAATTTCGAGATTTTCGGCGACAAGTGGTGGCGGGTTGCGCGAATGTACGGCTCAGCAGTGGTCGTTATCGCAGTGGTTACCTTCGCCCAGTCCTTCGCTACGGTGACGTTCCAGACCGTCACCAACAATCGGATCATCACTCCGTCGATCATGGGCTTCGATTCCCTGTTTGTTTTGATTCAAACCTCGATTGTTTACCTGTTTGGTACCACTGGAGTCTTGGCCGTAAGCCCTGGTTTGCGATTCGCGTTGCAGGTGACTCTGATGGTTGCGTTCGCCGTTGGGCTCTACTCATGGCTGCTTTCCGGGCGGCTTGGGAGTCTGCACGTGATGCTGCTAGTCGGAATCGTTATCGGCACTGGTCTTGGTGCGATCTCAACCTTCATGCAAAGAATGCTCGACCCAAATGAGTTCGATGTTCTCCGCGCCCGGCTATTCGCCAACATCGGTAACGCCGAGACTGGTCTTTTGGTCTATGTTGTCCCGATCTGCGTAGTTGTGGGAGGCATCATATGGGTGCTTGGGCGTCGCCTCAATGTGCTCTCACTCGGCGCGGAAACCTCCACGAATCTCGGCCTGAACCATAAGCGGCAGGTCATGTTGATGTTGACTCTGGTTGCGATCCTCTCCGCCATGTCCACCTCGCTTATCGGGCCAATGACCTTCCTCGGGTTCCTCTGTGCAACACTCGCCTATTCCCTGGTCGACACTTACGATCATCGGCGGATTCTGCCGGTGGCGTGGCTACTCGGCTACGTTATCCTCGGCGGAGCCTATTTCCTACTGCGGCATGTGTTCACGATGGTTGACGCGGTGACCGTAATCGTCGAGTTAATCGGTGGACTCGCCTTCCTGATCGTCATTATGAAACGAGGTCGATTGTGA
- a CDS encoding iron chelate uptake ABC transporter family permease subunit yields MASPAAPAPRITNVDASSPSRRIPQKHRLPKFLPIMLGIVFTIALVVLSLFVGVADITDTAGRGHEFLWITRVPRTVALVLSGASMAIAGLIMQLLTQNRFVEPTTVGTTEWAGLGLLLTYIFMPTSGIFTKMVIAIVFAFAGTMVFFAFLSRVKLRSSLIVPIVGLMIGAVVGALSTFLAIRYNLLQTLGSWFAGRFTGIEVGRYEPLWIALLVCAFVVIFADRFTVAGLGKEVATNVGLNYEAVVLLGVALVSIVTGVVTVVVGALPFLGLVVPNLVSLVRGDNLRTNIPWVFLAGIWLVTICDLIGRTIIMPFEIPVSLVLGAVGAVVFIGLLLRTRRTSAS; encoded by the coding sequence TTGGCCTCCCCCGCCGCCCCGGCACCCCGCATTACCAACGTTGATGCGTCCAGTCCTTCCAGACGTATTCCGCAAAAGCATCGTCTGCCCAAGTTCCTCCCGATCATGCTGGGAATCGTTTTTACGATTGCGCTGGTAGTACTCTCGCTTTTCGTCGGGGTCGCAGACATAACAGACACGGCTGGCCGAGGGCACGAGTTCCTCTGGATCACCCGTGTTCCACGAACGGTCGCCCTAGTGCTGTCCGGTGCGTCAATGGCGATTGCCGGCCTCATCATGCAACTACTGACACAGAACAGGTTTGTCGAACCAACTACAGTCGGGACCACTGAGTGGGCCGGGCTAGGTCTACTGCTCACCTACATCTTTATGCCGACGTCGGGTATCTTCACGAAGATGGTCATTGCCATCGTCTTTGCCTTCGCGGGAACCATGGTGTTCTTCGCGTTCCTCAGCCGTGTCAAACTTCGCTCCTCACTAATAGTTCCCATCGTCGGGCTAATGATCGGTGCCGTCGTCGGTGCACTGAGTACATTCTTGGCGATTAGGTACAACCTGCTTCAAACTCTGGGTAGTTGGTTTGCCGGCCGATTCACGGGCATCGAAGTGGGTCGCTACGAACCACTGTGGATCGCACTTCTCGTATGTGCCTTTGTGGTCATCTTCGCCGATAGGTTTACCGTCGCTGGTCTCGGAAAAGAGGTTGCGACCAACGTCGGCCTCAACTACGAGGCAGTGGTTCTGTTGGGAGTAGCCCTGGTCTCAATCGTCACCGGGGTTGTCACTGTCGTGGTCGGGGCTCTCCCCTTCCTCGGCCTTGTGGTTCCGAACCTGGTATCCCTGGTACGCGGCGACAACTTGCGAACGAACATCCCCTGGGTTTTTCTCGCTGGCATATGGCTAGTCACGATCTGTGACCTGATTGGGCGGACAATTATCATGCCATTTGAGATACCAGTTTCCCTGGTCCTCGGCGCAGTCGGCGCAGTGGTGTTCATCGGACTTCTTCTTCGTACGAGGAGGACCAGTGCCAGCTGA
- a CDS encoding ABC transporter substrate-binding protein — protein MSRSTRLPVRRVYATLAAVSALVLTAGCSSNAPAAGESEASAESATSDVEEAAEDTAAESCTYPVTVTDMAGNEVTVESVDSVVVTDNRMFATIADWGIQPTAAPRTLMSPNNPMKDDDSILDTGSHGEPDFTKVIEADPTVIISGYRYGDHADALKDAAPGAAFIDTTNNEMTADEYAVASTQMLGEIFCMQDKATELVDQFHTSLEETKAAYDPAMTVMGLVTSGNEIRYSNPTDGRGASIYFSLLGLTPALDQDGSTNHQGDDISLEAIAESNPDFYLVLDRDAAFAGSDGEETTPALELINGSASLAATPAVVNQAIYIMPADYYLTEDIYAYMDVLSGLKQAFEAQK, from the coding sequence ATGAGTAGAAGTACTCGCCTGCCCGTGCGGCGCGTTTACGCAACACTGGCCGCAGTCTCTGCCCTAGTTCTGACCGCTGGCTGTTCCAGCAACGCCCCGGCTGCGGGTGAGTCCGAGGCATCCGCGGAGTCGGCTACTTCCGATGTCGAGGAAGCAGCCGAAGACACCGCCGCAGAGTCGTGCACATATCCCGTCACCGTAACGGACATGGCTGGCAACGAAGTCACGGTGGAGAGCGTTGACTCCGTGGTTGTGACTGACAACCGCATGTTCGCCACTATCGCTGACTGGGGTATTCAGCCGACAGCCGCCCCGCGGACCCTAATGAGTCCCAACAACCCGATGAAGGACGACGACTCAATCCTTGACACTGGTTCCCACGGCGAACCGGACTTCACCAAGGTGATCGAAGCCGACCCGACAGTCATCATCAGTGGATACCGCTACGGTGACCACGCAGACGCACTGAAGGATGCCGCCCCGGGCGCCGCCTTCATCGACACCACTAACAACGAGATGACGGCGGATGAGTACGCTGTGGCAAGCACACAGATGCTCGGCGAAATCTTCTGTATGCAGGATAAGGCGACCGAGTTGGTAGATCAGTTCCACACGTCGCTGGAGGAGACCAAAGCGGCCTACGATCCGGCAATGACGGTGATGGGGCTGGTCACAAGCGGCAACGAGATCCGCTACTCTAACCCGACCGATGGTCGCGGCGCGTCCATCTACTTCTCGCTATTGGGACTAACGCCCGCACTCGATCAGGATGGCTCAACCAATCACCAGGGCGACGATATCTCCCTCGAAGCAATCGCGGAATCGAACCCCGACTTCTACTTGGTTCTTGACCGCGACGCGGCCTTCGCCGGTAGCGATGGAGAGGAAACCACTCCCGCCCTTGAGTTGATCAATGGTTCCGCATCTCTCGCAGCAACCCCTGCAGTCGTTAACCAAGCCATATACATTATGCCCGCCGACTACTACCTGACCGAGGACATCTACGCATACATGGACGTTCTCTCCGGGCTAAAACAAGCGTTCGAGGCTCAGAAGTAG
- a CDS encoding CapA family protein — protein MTQTKSGGLRPLLIILIVASLLALVGGGVWMLLRGGVETQPDGGIAATQSGQQSEADPLPEPQSEPAVAPEPELAPVDFTIAAGGDILLHNTVFWASQEADGRYNLSRLLSTTAAYVEGADLALCQMEVPIAQAGQEPSNYPLFAAPYETAEELKEAGWDGCSTASNHSVDWGFAGLTNTLDRFDEAGLGHAGTARSAEELQAPQYYEIEKDGQTLTVAHISFANNLNGMEIPAEAPWSINLNDIQMVLEQAKQARDDGADLVIVSYHCCAVEYTSIPEDLQVSTAQALGESGLVDIMISHHAHVPKPIDRVPGGPNGDGMWVAYGTGNFISDQDENCCVPESNVGVLVFFEVQKAADGVVTVPDASWSAVMTERKYGYYTRVITADGAADSPVPLDEIQWRHQMVADVMSEGLGSERGGPPVEPGVTTVVVQ, from the coding sequence GTGACTCAGACGAAGTCAGGTGGTTTGCGTCCTCTTTTGATCATCCTGATCGTTGCGTCGCTTCTGGCCCTCGTCGGAGGCGGAGTCTGGATGCTGTTGCGGGGCGGAGTTGAGACCCAGCCGGACGGGGGGATTGCTGCCACGCAGTCTGGGCAGCAGTCCGAGGCGGATCCGCTTCCAGAACCACAGTCTGAACCCGCTGTTGCGCCAGAACCCGAGCTGGCACCAGTGGATTTCACCATCGCGGCGGGCGGGGACATCCTGCTACACAACACGGTTTTTTGGGCGTCTCAGGAGGCAGATGGGCGTTACAACCTCTCAAGACTGCTCTCTACGACCGCCGCCTATGTTGAGGGAGCGGATTTGGCTCTGTGTCAAATGGAAGTTCCGATTGCGCAGGCTGGTCAGGAGCCGTCAAACTACCCGTTGTTCGCCGCGCCGTATGAGACGGCGGAGGAACTGAAGGAGGCTGGTTGGGATGGTTGCTCAACCGCCAGCAACCATTCGGTGGACTGGGGTTTTGCGGGTCTTACAAACACTCTCGATCGGTTCGACGAGGCCGGGTTGGGGCATGCTGGTACGGCGCGCTCGGCCGAGGAGCTTCAAGCCCCTCAGTATTACGAGATCGAGAAGGATGGACAGACCCTGACTGTCGCGCACATCTCTTTCGCGAACAATCTTAACGGAATGGAGATTCCCGCCGAAGCTCCGTGGTCGATCAACCTAAATGACATTCAAATGGTCCTCGAACAGGCGAAGCAGGCCCGAGACGACGGAGCGGACCTAGTTATTGTCTCTTACCACTGTTGCGCAGTTGAGTACACCTCGATTCCCGAAGACCTTCAGGTTTCTACTGCGCAGGCACTGGGCGAGTCGGGGTTAGTTGACATCATGATTTCGCACCACGCGCACGTTCCCAAACCGATCGATCGGGTGCCTGGTGGGCCGAACGGCGATGGAATGTGGGTCGCGTACGGTACGGGGAACTTCATCTCTGACCAAGACGAGAACTGCTGTGTTCCCGAGTCCAATGTCGGTGTTCTGGTTTTCTTTGAGGTTCAAAAGGCCGCCGATGGGGTAGTAACGGTTCCCGACGCATCCTGGTCGGCTGTTATGACCGAGAGGAAGTATGGCTACTACACCCGCGTCATTACAGCCGACGGTGCCGCTGACAGTCCGGTTCCCCTTGACGAGATCCAGTGGCGCCATCAAATGGTGGCCGACGTGATGAGCGAAGGACTCGGGTCGGAGCGGGGAGGGCCTCCCGTGGAGCCTGGAGTAACGACCGTCGTGGTCCAATGA
- a CDS encoding M56 family metallopeptidase, translating into MTSLVQSLVLWVAVMTALTLTLSIATFLLRGRYRGAALSTSWTLIAVAWLFPFRPEILAIPGRALPASEARALQGTALDSASMTASTSTEWLLPLLIGLWATGTVIALGILVVQHLRLRRHVRQAGTLPASADLLTQIERESDRLNLSYRPSVVLICGLDSPAVVGIIRPRLLLPADPRFHSRFVLRHELAHIRRHDTLTRLALNVVVALQWWNPLLRLAAKNSAEAAEIACDQTALADANTEQRCDYAQLLVTASASHGVRPLTSVALLPGSRALANRVSSALGTRGRRVGRETVIATVVLLAGLGVPVAWGDSSPSSETTLDTVFDASDTDTTESTRHSEVPDLSNLTEETADEGANPDRESTGTLESNTVPAEEGTTEPESHDGTSSESNGWQHKHRVGASGTHGSH; encoded by the coding sequence ATGACTAGCCTCGTCCAAAGTCTGGTTCTATGGGTAGCTGTCATGACTGCCCTCACTTTGACGTTGAGCATCGCCACCTTCCTATTGCGAGGACGCTACCGTGGCGCCGCCCTGAGCACCAGCTGGACACTGATCGCCGTGGCGTGGCTTTTTCCTTTTCGTCCTGAAATCTTAGCTATTCCGGGGCGTGCGTTGCCCGCATCCGAAGCGAGAGCACTTCAGGGAACTGCCTTGGATTCCGCTTCAATGACGGCATCCACTTCGACCGAGTGGCTACTTCCGCTACTGATTGGTCTCTGGGCAACGGGGACTGTGATCGCCCTCGGCATCCTAGTGGTGCAGCATTTACGGCTAAGGAGACACGTGCGCCAGGCGGGGACACTGCCCGCGAGTGCAGATCTGCTGACTCAGATTGAGCGCGAATCGGACCGCCTGAATCTGTCGTATCGACCTTCCGTTGTACTGATCTGCGGGCTAGACTCACCCGCGGTCGTAGGCATCATTCGCCCGCGGCTGCTATTGCCCGCCGATCCCCGATTCCACTCGCGTTTCGTGCTTCGCCACGAACTAGCACATATTCGACGTCACGATACGCTAACTCGGCTAGCGCTGAACGTGGTGGTCGCCCTGCAGTGGTGGAATCCTCTGCTGAGATTGGCAGCCAAGAACTCTGCTGAGGCAGCGGAAATTGCCTGCGACCAGACAGCTCTAGCGGATGCCAACACCGAGCAGAGGTGTGACTATGCGCAGCTCTTGGTCACCGCCTCCGCGTCCCACGGCGTTCGTCCCTTGACATCAGTCGCCCTACTGCCAGGGTCACGGGCACTGGCGAACCGAGTGTCATCGGCTCTCGGCACACGAGGACGCCGGGTGGGGAGAGAGACAGTTATCGCCACGGTAGTGCTACTCGCTGGACTGGGGGTTCCAGTTGCTTGGGGCGACAGTTCCCCTAGCTCCGAAACCACGTTGGATACTGTCTTCGACGCTTCAGACACAGACACCACCGAGTCCACGCGACACTCAGAAGTGCCCGACCTATCCAACCTCACCGAGGAAACTGCGGACGAGGGCGCCAACCCCGATCGGGAGAGCACTGGCACTCTCGAGAGCAACACTGTCCCCGCAGAAGAAGGCACAACCGAGCCCGAGTCTCATGACGGCACATCTTCCGAGTCAAATGGGTGGCAACACAAGCATCGAGTGGGAGCCAGTGGAACTCACGGCTCCCACTAG
- a CDS encoding BlaI/MecI/CopY family transcriptional regulator has product MELLPDAELEVMNVLWDSPGSTMTSREVVNALSDSHVWKIQTVSTFLTRLCERGFVSKTRTGREINYAAIVDRGEYMSAEARSFASKHAGFSLKGLVAAFADQGTVSERDIHELSAWIEARRTEDD; this is encoded by the coding sequence ATGGAGCTACTGCCCGACGCAGAGTTGGAAGTCATGAACGTGCTATGGGACTCGCCGGGGTCGACCATGACATCCAGAGAGGTCGTTAACGCGCTCTCGGACTCCCACGTCTGGAAGATCCAAACAGTCTCGACCTTCCTTACTCGACTCTGCGAGCGCGGATTCGTTTCAAAAACGCGTACCGGACGAGAGATCAACTACGCCGCCATTGTGGACCGCGGCGAATACATGAGTGCTGAAGCCCGCAGTTTTGCTTCGAAGCACGCAGGATTTTCACTGAAGGGACTGGTGGCCGCGTTCGCAGATCAAGGCACCGTCTCGGAGCGGGACATCCACGAGCTTTCAGCCTGGATAGAGGCGAGGCGAACGGAAGATGACTAG
- the tig gene encoding trigger factor, translating into MKSTAETLEPTKAKLVVEVDYDELKPAMDAAYKDIASQVNIPGFRQGHVPPRVIDQRFGRGMVIEQVVNQVLPEYLSQAILENNLRPLAQPEVDVKSVPNTEGEQGGKLEFEAILNIVPDFDLPDLADLELEVDPIEVADEDIDAELMELRTRFATLKPLDREAKDGDFLTLDITATVDDEEIDQLADVSYELGSGTMLEGQDEALRGAKSGDDITFTSTILGGEHAGKEATINVTVHGVKERELPEVDDDFAQMVSEFDTAAELREDTEKQVREGKRGAQALQARDILLDRLLDQTEILLPASVVDHEVEHRVGEDADEDAKEETKAGIEKDIRQQIFLDTLAQNREIQVGQQELVDFMMTTARNFGIDLNQMFSDQQQVQNMYGELARTKALVSVLADAKVKDTEGNEVDLTDFTTDRAQAEAEAAAAAAEAVEDDGSFSLNVDDLDGESK; encoded by the coding sequence GTGAAAAGCACCGCAGAGACACTTGAGCCGACAAAGGCCAAGCTGGTTGTCGAAGTTGACTATGACGAGCTAAAGCCTGCAATGGATGCCGCCTACAAGGACATCGCATCCCAGGTGAACATTCCTGGCTTCCGCCAGGGACACGTTCCTCCCCGTGTGATCGACCAACGCTTTGGTCGCGGAATGGTAATCGAGCAGGTAGTCAATCAGGTGCTTCCGGAGTACCTGTCGCAGGCGATCCTCGAAAACAACCTGCGCCCCCTTGCTCAACCCGAGGTCGACGTAAAGTCGGTCCCGAACACTGAGGGCGAGCAGGGCGGCAAACTAGAGTTCGAAGCCATACTGAATATTGTTCCGGACTTTGATCTTCCCGATTTGGCCGACTTGGAACTCGAGGTTGATCCCATTGAGGTCGCCGACGAGGACATCGATGCCGAACTGATGGAGTTGCGCACCCGCTTCGCCACTCTCAAGCCGCTCGACCGCGAAGCAAAGGACGGCGATTTCCTAACTCTCGATATCACCGCAACGGTTGACGATGAAGAGATCGATCAGCTTGCTGACGTCTCCTACGAACTCGGCTCTGGGACGATGCTTGAAGGCCAGGACGAGGCACTGCGCGGCGCGAAATCTGGCGATGACATCACCTTTACCTCAACAATCCTTGGCGGAGAGCACGCGGGTAAAGAAGCCACCATCAATGTCACCGTCCATGGCGTCAAAGAGCGCGAACTCCCCGAGGTTGACGATGACTTCGCACAGATGGTCTCCGAATTCGATACCGCTGCGGAACTGCGCGAGGACACCGAGAAACAGGTCCGAGAGGGCAAGCGCGGAGCTCAGGCGCTGCAGGCTCGCGACATTCTTCTAGACAGACTACTTGACCAGACCGAGATTCTGCTTCCCGCATCCGTGGTCGATCACGAGGTAGAGCACCGCGTAGGTGAGGACGCCGACGAGGACGCAAAGGAAGAGACGAAAGCGGGGATCGAAAAAGATATTCGTCAGCAAATCTTCCTCGACACTCTTGCCCAAAACCGCGAGATCCAGGTCGGTCAGCAGGAGCTCGTCGACTTCATGATGACCACTGCTCGCAACTTCGGAATCGACCTGAACCAGATGTTCTCTGATCAGCAGCAGGTTCAGAACATGTACGGTGAGCTCGCCCGGACCAAGGCTTTGGTGTCTGTGCTAGCCGACGCAAAAGTGAAGGACACCGAGGGCAACGAGGTTGATCTGACCGACTTCACAACCGACCGCGCGCAAGCAGAGGCAGAAGCCGCCGCGGCAGCGGCGGAAGCTGTAGAAGATGACGGAAGCTTCTCGCTCAACGTTGACGACCTGGACGGGGAGTCCAAGTAG
- a CDS encoding ATP-dependent Clp protease proteolytic subunit, with protein sequence MDSQMRAAQGEIVGLADNVYKQLMKERIIWLGGEVRDDSANAVCAQLLLLAAESPDEDIYLYINSPGGSVTAGMAIYDTMQYVKPDVATVGMGLAASMGQFLLTAGTPGKRFITPHTRVLMHQPLGGAGGSATDIRINADLILQMKKELAEIIAENTGKSVEQIERDSDRDKWFNAQEALDYGFVDHIVTQPQLIGRKNDSAE encoded by the coding sequence ATGGATTCACAAATGCGTGCAGCGCAGGGCGAGATCGTTGGTCTGGCCGACAACGTCTACAAGCAACTAATGAAGGAACGCATCATCTGGCTTGGTGGGGAGGTACGCGATGACAGCGCCAATGCTGTCTGCGCACAGTTGCTGCTGCTCGCGGCCGAAAGCCCCGACGAGGACATTTATCTCTACATCAACAGTCCCGGCGGTTCGGTAACTGCTGGAATGGCCATCTACGACACCATGCAGTACGTGAAGCCCGACGTGGCCACCGTCGGTATGGGCCTTGCGGCTTCGATGGGTCAGTTCCTGCTGACTGCTGGGACGCCCGGCAAACGTTTTATTACGCCCCATACTCGTGTCCTCATGCATCAACCTCTGGGCGGAGCCGGAGGTTCCGCAACCGACATCCGCATCAACGCCGACCTCATCCTCCAGATGAAGAAGGAACTCGCGGAGATTATTGCGGAGAACACGGGCAAATCAGTTGAACAGATTGAGCGAGATTCGGATCGCGACAAGTGGTTCAATGCGCAAGAGGCGCTCGACTATGGATTCGTGGATCATATCGTCACGCAGCCGCAGCTCATCGGACGCAAGAACGACTCGGCGGAGTAG
- a CDS encoding ATP-dependent Clp protease proteolytic subunit — translation MTSSTPYFEGLARQLPAAAAQGLAAGLPENRYVFPTFEERTAYGYKRQDPYAKLFEDRIVFLGVQVDDASADDVMAQLLVLESMDTDSLITMYINSPGGSFTAMTAIYDTMQYVRPHIQTVCLGQAASAAAVILAGGQKGKRMALPNARILIHQPAMEGIQGQASDIQIVADEIDRMREWMEQTISERSGQSVEQVRKDVERDKILTAEQAKEYGLIDHVLTSRKLAD, via the coding sequence GTGACTTCATCAACCCCGTATTTTGAGGGACTGGCACGTCAGCTCCCAGCTGCTGCTGCACAGGGACTGGCTGCGGGCCTACCTGAGAACCGCTATGTCTTCCCGACGTTCGAGGAGCGGACTGCTTACGGTTACAAGCGTCAGGATCCCTACGCCAAGCTCTTTGAAGATCGTATTGTCTTCCTGGGCGTCCAGGTCGATGATGCTTCGGCGGACGACGTAATGGCCCAGCTTCTTGTCCTTGAGTCGATGGATACCGACTCACTTATAACCATGTACATCAACAGTCCGGGCGGTTCATTCACTGCCATGACTGCCATTTACGACACCATGCAGTACGTCCGGCCACACATCCAGACGGTCTGCCTGGGACAGGCCGCTTCGGCAGCAGCCGTGATTCTCGCCGGCGGTCAAAAGGGCAAGAGAATGGCACTACCCAACGCACGAATTCTGATTCATCAGCCAGCGATGGAGGGTATTCAGGGGCAGGCTTCCGATATCCAGATTGTTGCTGACGAGATTGATCGGATGCGTGAATGGATGGAACAGACCATTTCGGAGCGCTCGGGTCAGTCTGTCGAACAGGTTCGAAAAGACGTGGAACGTGACAAGATTCTGACGGCCGAGCAGGCGAAAGAGTATGGACTGATTGACCACGTCCTCACCTCTAGAAAACTTGCTGACTAG
- the clpX gene encoding ATP-dependent Clp protease ATP-binding subunit ClpX, producing MADLQEGAGLLKCAFCSKSQRQVRRLIGGSGVYICNECVELCNDIVQEELQDDTPPRQLSLPKPKEINAFLDTWVVGQNAAKKALSVAVYNHYKRVRSKQSGAPEDLAATKSNILLLGPTGTGKTHLARSLASLLDVPFCIVDATALTEAGYVGEDVENILLKLIQAADGDIKKAEQGIIYVDEIDKIGRKGENASITRDVSGEGVQQALLKIIEGTKASVPPQGGRKHPHQQFLEIDTQGILFIAAGAFSGIDEIVRSRLGRRATGFGSELRPAAEVGDYYSLITAEDLHKYGMIPEFIGRLPVLTSTTALSENDLVRILTEPTNSLVSQYQHLFELDDVELEFTSDALGAIAAKAMERESGARGLASIMEKTLADLMFEIPSRDDVARVRVTKESVVEGEDAEIFEIDGQQVKRAS from the coding sequence ATGGCTGATCTGCAAGAGGGAGCAGGCCTGCTGAAGTGCGCCTTCTGCTCCAAGTCACAACGACAGGTTCGCCGCCTAATTGGTGGTTCCGGGGTCTATATCTGCAACGAGTGCGTTGAACTCTGCAACGACATAGTGCAAGAGGAGTTGCAGGATGACACGCCACCTCGTCAGCTATCGCTCCCCAAACCGAAAGAAATCAACGCGTTCCTTGATACCTGGGTAGTGGGTCAAAACGCCGCGAAGAAGGCTCTCTCAGTTGCGGTGTACAACCATTACAAGCGTGTCCGATCAAAGCAGTCGGGGGCGCCCGAAGACCTTGCTGCAACCAAGTCGAACATACTTCTGCTCGGGCCCACCGGAACAGGGAAAACTCACCTGGCTCGCTCTCTTGCAAGTTTGTTGGATGTGCCCTTCTGCATTGTTGACGCCACTGCACTGACGGAGGCGGGCTACGTTGGTGAAGACGTAGAGAATATCCTCCTGAAGCTGATCCAAGCCGCCGACGGCGACATCAAGAAGGCCGAGCAGGGGATCATCTATGTGGACGAAATCGACAAGATCGGCCGGAAGGGCGAGAACGCTTCGATAACCAGGGATGTCTCGGGTGAGGGTGTCCAACAGGCCCTCTTGAAGATCATCGAAGGAACCAAAGCCTCAGTTCCCCCGCAAGGGGGACGTAAGCATCCACACCAGCAGTTCCTGGAGATTGACACTCAGGGGATCTTGTTCATTGCGGCCGGAGCATTCTCGGGAATTGATGAGATCGTCCGGTCCCGGCTCGGGAGAAGGGCCACTGGCTTTGGCTCTGAACTACGTCCTGCGGCCGAGGTCGGAGACTACTACTCTCTGATTACCGCTGAGGACCTCCACAAATATGGGATGATTCCAGAGTTTATCGGGCGTCTGCCCGTCCTTACCTCGACCACCGCACTGTCGGAGAACGACCTGGTGCGAATCCTTACAGAGCCAACGAACTCCCTGGTCAGCCAATATCAGCACCTGTTTGAACTGGACGATGTCGAACTGGAGTTCACCTCAGACGCGCTGGGTGCCATAGCAGCCAAGGCAATGGAACGTGAGTCCGGAGCCCGCGGACTTGCGTCGATCATGGAAAAGACACTGGCTGACCTAATGTTTGAGATCCCGTCCCGAGACGATGTCGCGCGTGTACGTGTCACCAAAGAGTCCGTCGTTGAGGGAGAGGATGCTGAGATCTTCGAGATCGATGGGCAGCAGGTCAAGCGCGCCTCGTAG
- a CDS encoding chorismate mutase — MSEIPSELAEERQTIDNIDAALIHILAERFRCTQRVGHIKAREGLPPADPEREQRQVQRLRELAEQSGLDPDFAETFLTFMVNEVIRHHEVIKHQYEQGD; from the coding sequence ATGAGCGAGATACCGTCCGAATTGGCGGAAGAGCGCCAGACAATCGACAACATTGATGCCGCGCTGATCCATATTCTTGCGGAGAGGTTTCGGTGTACTCAGCGGGTCGGGCACATAAAGGCGCGGGAAGGACTGCCGCCGGCTGATCCAGAGCGCGAGCAAAGGCAGGTCCAACGCCTTCGCGAACTCGCCGAGCAGTCGGGCCTAGACCCCGATTTTGCCGAAACCTTCCTAACCTTCATGGTCAACGAGGTGATTCGTCACCATGAGGTGATTAAGCATCAGTACGAGCAGGGAGACTAG